The DNA region TGAGCGTTACTGTCGCTGCTTAGACGCTTTCACAGCCTGAGCACAGAAGCGGCCGGTGTGAATGTGGGCGACATAGACGGACCTCACGCACCTTAAGCTCCCGTTGAATCGTCAGCGATAGTTGCTCTGTTTGTGGTTCTGGTTTGTGTGAGGCCTGGTTTGAAACGTCATCTCTCCGGTTATGACTTGATTCAGTGGTGACTTCACGAGTTCAGGGTGATTAACAGAGGAATTTCCTTCTTCCGTGGCTCCTCACCTTCCACACCAGATAATTACAGCCGTGGCTGGTTGTAAATGAAAGCACGGCCAGGGGGTGTCGGACCAGGAAATGGGACATCACCTGACTTCACCTGAGAGGGAAGATACGAGTGAGAGCGGGAGCTAATAAAGATGCGCTGAATACAAGCGGATGACAATTCAATGACATGAGTGATTAGACAGTGACAAGTGTAGATTAGGAGTAATTAAAGGTTTTGTTGTTCGGAGCGATAGAAGAATGAGAACAGGAAGGATTTTGTTCGACCTGTGGAACATTCATCCAAATCAAAGATCTGTGTCATGTCCGCTTAAGAAACCAGGTCAGTGAGTTAAACTCCTGACGTCTGGTCAGCTGATCTCCACCTCTAGATAGAAGCAGTATGTCATGACCATGTCATCCAGGGGTCCTAATTGCTCATGTAAACGCAGATTGTGACGCAGCGGTGGGCGACTAAACCACAGCCCAGTTTACAGAAGGTCCGTCTTTGTTAATTGACCTTTGTTTTCCCAGCAAACACCTCAAAGGCTCACGCATTAGGTGAGAGGGCTGTAATTGCTGTTTTTCTTATACGGCTAATGTGTGTGTTCGCTTTGTTTAGAGTGCTTACACAGGAAGTCACATTGTTCCTCCTAATAGCAGCTACAGGCAGTCATTGAAGTACTTGTGAgcaaaaagtaattaaaattaCAATGAGGCAGCCAGCGTGTTGCCGGGTAGACGAGGCCTTGGCTCCAACTCGCTGCCCTTGTACTCATTCATTAGTGATGCTTCGCCCCTCCCATCCCATCACCAGCAGTGCCCGTGGACAAAGACAGGGTGGTATAGATGTGCCCATTATGTTCTAAACAGCTCCCTCTGACTAAACGCACAACCAGCATCATGTACTGACTGCGGGGAACAGCCTGTTCCTCTGTAGCATAGGAGGAGTTCGTGGCTGATTCCATGAGTTTGACTGTGAGTGCTGTGCGTGCATGTACTACCCAGGAGGCTCAATCGACTCCTTAACTTTCAGCGCATGTACTTACTATTGACTGCGCAGCTCTGCTCGGCCTTGGACACTTGTTAGTCgtaattaatttttttccccctctgtgTGTGCTTCCTGTAGCTGGCAGCGGACAGATGGTGCAGATGGACCCCAGCAAGTCTGGCTTCGTGGGTTCTCAAGTGGAGCTGCGCTGCATTTTCATCAACAGCAACCCGCCGGTGAAGATCTCGCAGGTCACCTGGCAGAAGCTCCTCAACGGCACCAAGCAGAACGTGGCCATCGCCAACCCGGCGCTGGGCGTGTCCGTGCTGCCGCCCTTCAAGGAGCGCGTCAGCTTCAAGCAGGCGGCGGTGCGCCACCGCACGCCCTCGCTGGAGGACACCACCATCGTCTtctccagcctgcagctgtCCGACGAGGCCGCCTACATCTGCGAGTACACCACCTTCCCCGCGGGCAACAGGGAGAACATGGTCAACCTGACCGTCTACGGTAGGAGCCCGCGGTCGCATCGCCCGCCTGCACGCGGCTCACCTGCTCTCCGCACATTTATGGCTCAAAGTTTGCAGCAGGAGTTGCCTCAGTGTTTTCAGGAACCTGTTTTCAAGTCGTTTGCCCTCTGACCTAAAGAGAAACCTTTGAGCGTTAGTCCTGTCCCAGCAGCCGCACACTGACCTAGCGTAGCACATTTCCACCAAACAGATCCCTGTGCAGTGCCCAAAGCCCATTGATGAGaagaagtggtccctcacctcTAGTCTTTCATGTTCAACGCCAGGTCGGAACCAAGACAGACCTGCTTTGCATGGAAAAACTGAATATTGTGAACGTTGCACATCAAACAAGTTCTTTATCTTGAAATCAGTTCAGAAACTATTTCCTTGAACGGTGTAACAGTGTAACGGAGGCCTGATGAGTAGAAAAACCTGTCGCGTAAATATAGATTTTCTTTGTCTTAAGGCAACAGGAGTTCTTTTTTCTCACCAGCTGATAACAATAGGCCAAACTGACGTCTTCCTTTTTAGTGAAAGCAGACAGAAAAGCCTCTGTTAACACCTGTGCTACACACCAGCAGCTTTGCACGGATTCTGAGACTCCTCGAGCCGCCTGCTCTTTTtccgcttcctgcagctctttgtgcGCGGTGTCGCCTGCAGCGGGAACGCCTCCGCCGGCCGCGTGCGTCACGGTCCGGTCGGCTGAACTCGCCCCCGTCGCAGGTTTATGGATCATCGTTAAGGCAGAAATCATTTCTGATGGAGACACGTTGTGGCCATTCGCGCTACGTTTAACACCAATCCCGCTCCGACTCATGTGGCTTTGAGAGAACAGGAACAGAGTCAATAAAAATGGCAGGTGAAACGGAAATCAATAAGGCCACTTCACAGTGTGTAATTTGGCTTGAATAATCTCATTCTGTGGAATTGCCTGAGATGTGGTTTATCTTGAAAACAGGCAGCTTTGAAGGGTTGTGTGTTGACTCTGATTAGAGATATAATTAGAAATTAAGTGTTGATGCATTTTCCATTAAGAGGAAAGAGGCACTTGGCCAAGGGCGTCTCTGTTGCCGCAGCTTCTCGTCAGCGCCGGGGCCCATTTTGTGTCACTGAGCCTCCCAGGCCTCGTCAGGCGTCTGCAGCTCAGCGAGCGTCAGGAACCTGCGTGCAGATAAGCAAGCGGCGGCGTTCAAAGAGGCCTCTTCATGCTCTATCTCCTCGGTTGTGCGTTCGCCGGGGCTCAAGCCTGCCTTTTGATGTACTAAGAGCAGATTGCTAATTGGCAACTCACAAAGGATTCAAATTGGATGACTGTGCATTTGGGTAGGCAAGTGGGTTCTACATCTGTGAGTGCTTTGACAACCGCTTGAGCTTTGAGGAGGGAAAGAAGCAAATCTTTGCCTTATTTGAGTTACCACCGTTTTTATCTGGGCCCTTTAGTTTAATTTGCTTCAAATATCTGATCAAAGGCTGATTGTAGGTGAAGCAGACACAATTAGACACTAAAATAAGATGATTACACAAAGAAAAAGGATAAGATCTGTCTTTAATGAGCTCTAATTAGAATCCGGCCGTTGCTTTAATTACTttaacctcctctctctctctgcagcgcGGCCCCTGACGCGGATGACCTTGACGACGCCCACCATCGTGGCCCGCGCCCAGAAGCGCAAGATGACGGTGGCCACGTGCGTGTCCGTCAACGGGAAGCCCCCGAGCGTCATCCGGTGGGACACCAGGCTGAAGGGCGAAGCCACGTTCCAGGAGAACCACAACCCCAACGGGACCATGACAATACGGAGCAACTACGTGGTGATACCGAGCCGCGAGACCCACAAGCAGAAGCTGACGTGCATCGTGACGTACCGGAACGAGAAGATCACGGACAGCGTGGTGCTCAACGTGCAATGTGAGCGCTGGCTGGCGCCGTGACAGCGGGTCTCGGCCTGGACCTAACGCACACAGCAGTGgtttcctgctgcacacacagcaaacacacaaactcctccttTCTCAAAGTTGAGGCtgttatttaaaatgtgacacTTTTTTTCTTAATGACATTGTAATTGGAGTTGTCTTCCAGAACTCTTGCTGTTTTTCAGCACACTGTATATAAAAGCAGTAATAAGAGTTTTTAGGCTGTGTTCTGTAGAATGCACTGACATCAGCCTGACCTCCATTTAGATGAACCTGAGGTGAAGATCGAGGGCTTTGATGGAAACTGGTACCTGAACCGGCAGAATGTCCAGCTGACCTGCAGGGCTGACGCCAACCCCCCTGTGACGATCTACCAGTGGAAACTGTGAGTGTGACTGCCCCCGGGCACGGCGATAAGGCTTTAATTGAGTCGTACGCATTCCTTCCCGTCCTAAAGCGTTATCTCCCATAAGTACACATACCACAGAGTAATCTACAAAGGCAGAAAACGCCACTTTCCTCGCTCGCTGCGtctcgtttgtttgtttgtttatgaatTGTGTAATGAAGATAAGGCCATGACTGGAGGCAGAGCACAATGGGCCTATTACTGTAGCGGCACACACCCCTATCTGCCTGATGGTCACAGATACTGGAAGATAAATGTGCGGAGCGCGGCTCGCCTTGCTCATGGGGCTCTGGCTTTGAAGTCCTCGCACCGGCATGCAGGTACGCGAGCGTGATTGTTGGTGCCGCGCTCTCAGGAGGCCGCGGCAGGAGCGTGGATTAGGCCGGCGCGCTGCAGGCCTGACACCGCTGCCTTCCGCCTCAGACGCTATcacgacaaacacacaaagacgacGAGATGCAAACATGGTTTCCAGGCCTCTGGGAATTGTCGAACAACTGCGGGTTTGATCTGCTTTAAGTAATGGCACGATAGTCGGTCATGCAGAAATAATACTGTTTAAACAGAAGCACTGAGACATAGAGGAAACAATACAATGCACTGATTTAACTCTCTAATTGATTTTAATGCAAACAAATCCATGAATATTAAATAACTTTTCGGGTCGTATCGTGGTTTTAAACGGTAAAATTGAGACATAACTGTAGCAATTTGTCCAGTAATTGGGCAGCGAAGGCTGGACTGAGAATCATGTCACTGGACATGAGTGGATGTGGATTAATAGACTATTGTGCCGTCGTTGCATGAACTCGACGAGCCACTGCTTGATTTTAATGAGGCTTGGGGAGTTTTCTTCCCCCCTCATGCATAGATTCAGCTTTCAGGTGGAatatctgacacacacacacacacacacacgcacacacacacacacacacacacacacaaacacacacacacacacagcaacagaagAAAAAGTCTGAGACGAGATTTTGCCTGTTTATCAGAGGCAAAGGAGATGTAGGGAGatagggaggggggaggaggagggggaggagatgTGATCTGGAAGGACGAGGGCACTGTGCTGACAGATAGGAGGGGACGGCCATTGCTGCACTGAAAATGAGATGCCAAATCTGTTGTGAAGGTTCCCCTGGGCTCCGCTGTGGAGGTCAGCACAAGGCTGTGACGGAGCGAACCGGAGCGGGCCGGCAGGGTTGCGTCACacttaaacacaaacatacacagcgGCGGCGTAGCCCCGTCCAATACATAATTATGTGCTGGAGTCACACACAGGAGTTGATCTCCTTCCTACGGTCTTTAAAGGTGTTTACAGCTGCATGAGCGCAAACTAATGATCTTTAAGCCCACCTTTATTTGTATCTACAATCTCCACGTTCTCCTTGTTTCCGGTGCAGAAACCTCTGCACGTACGCGGGCACCGTCCCCTCCCGTTCTCAGAGAGCAGCCGCGAAGCTGTTCCTCAAATAGGttaatgtggagcagcagcgacgCTGAGACAAAGGACACGCCCTGGTCAGACTGACCGGTTCAACCGCTCTGCTCACTGAGCGTCGCGCAGTGGACGCAAGAAAACAGTTATTACCACAAATAATTATCTCACGTTCTCAGTTTCAGCCGTCATTTATTTCTTTGCCTGAAAAGCTGTTTCCTAGAAGACGCATCCCCTCTCTGCATGATGCAGCCGTGCTATAAATATGAACAGTAGTGTTATTGGTGCTATTGTTTTTTGAGGTGAGCGGCTCCAATTAGCCAGCTGAGTTATCGCTATTATGAGAACGCGATGCTATTATTCCTTTCAAATAAGCAGGGTTGGAACAGAAAAGTGCTGCTTCCTGCCGGCAGCAGCTGTGGATGGAGCTGCAACTCTGTCCAATGGTCTCTAAGTCAAGGTCGCTCAGTAGCAAGCTGTAAGATGTAGTGTAGCCGTCCTGCTGTAATAAGGGCTGATGGGCGTCTACTTAACATAAGTAGGTCACTAATATCGCCTGTAACTCCTCTGTGGGAAATTGGTGTCCTATTAAATATTTAACGTGGCTGTCGTGACACTGAGAGACCAACAAAACAGATACATGTGAAGTTCAGAGAGCACCGTTCATGGCTCTTTGTGATTATTATAGTATGTTTTAATCAGCTCCCTGGTTCCTGCGTGAATTGGAATTAAATCAATTCAAACAGAAATAATGAAATCATTGCACGTCCTCTGGATCGGTCTGGGAGACGCCGATGCACGCGCTCAGACGTGTCATGCAGATGCAGACGTCTTTGGTCCCGGCACAGTCTCTAGTGCATCGCACTTCGCCAGACTTTCATTTTTGCAGCAAATCAATTGGACTTTGCAGAACTCAGCGTTTGATATCGGCTCACAAGGTAACTGATTATTGAATGGTGAGACGCCGTATCGAGGGCTGTTTGCAGTTTCATTGCGAACCTGTTGCTGAGGCGGCCAATGAAATGCACTCGGCTGTAGCTGTttttattagggtgcttttagcAAAAACGGATACTCAGCTGTTTTACGGTGACTTGTTCCAGCGTATAGCTGAAATATGATGATTATTTAATTACCTCAGCCTCACACGGTTCCTTTTCCTCTGGTTCTCTGCTTAGTGTAGCTCTAATGCCTCACATTCAGCTATTGTTAGCACGAGGCCTGTGTAACATCGTGTTTTGTTTCTCTCATAAATAAATGGAGCGTTTTAGCTTTCTCCGCTCTCACGCAGCCCCTCGGACACTGCGCGGGGCCTGATTAGCATCCTTGTTGTTTAAAGCAGCCAACACCCAGCAGCACGAGCCTCCCACAGTCAGACCAATGAGCTATTGAATGTTTCCACAGTCGTGTTTACGCCTGTGCTGGAGCCGGGTCCATTCACAGCAGCCGATGGAGCACGTCGAGCTGAAGGCAACAGGAAGCGCTTAATTGTCACACAATGCGACAATACCTGTTCACCGCCTCAAGGCTCCGTAAAAGGAGCCCCGGTAACAGAATAGAGGGCCGTGTGCCGGTGATCCGTGAGCTCAGAGTGCGCTGACCTGATCAAAGGACGCGGGGCGAGTCCGAATGCGGTGAACCGTGAAGACAAACACCTCGGGCTCCGGTTCTCATTCGCAGGCGCCGCGTCTGCTGGACTTTGCATTTGTCGCTTGATCAGCCGCCTCTCGTGACGGCTCCCCTGAGTTTTAATCTCAGCCTTATAAGCTGTGCTGTAGttgaggacccccccccccttcccactgtatgtgtatgtgctctGCATACCAAAGAAGCCGGTGTCCTCCGGCCTCAGCTATGCTTTACCTGTTTGGACCTGCTGGGATTCCCTGTCCTCATAATTTTGTTTGGACTTGATGGATGATGGCTGAAATATAGCGCTGTCAAATGTTCCCACTatttatctcacacacacacagtccgaCATCCAGGTTTGTTTGGCTCCGGAGACTCTATTTTCCCGGCATTTTGAATTGCCTTGCTGCTCCTGGGAAGGggatttctttttatttcttcttttctgttgTCTTCTGTGGTCTGGTGTAAATTCTGCCGTTTTATGGTGGTTGTGTTATTGCCTCTCTCTCACCACAGCTTGAACGGCTCCCTGCCCAGCAACGTGGAGATCAAGAACAACACGCTCTTCTTCAAGGGGCCGGTGACCTATGACCTGGCCGGGACGTACGTCTGCGACGCCACCAACAGCATCGGGACCCGCACCGGCATCGTGGACGTCAACATCACAGGTAGGACCGACGGCTCCGCTCGCCGACGCTGCTGTTCTGTCTTCAGTAACTCTGGCATGGCTTGTATCAATACAATACCCTACAAACCTCATCAGGGACCATCTCACCCCCCCGTCGGccccagaaaacacacacatcaatgcTCGCCCACAGAGCAGGTGATTACCTTCGTGtttcagacccccccccccccccccccccccccccccgtctccccccagCAGCTCCGGTGCCGAGTGGCAGGTTGGAAGAGGAAAAAGGAGCTCCGCATGTATTGTGGGAACACAACAGCCGCCCTCTCCCACCCTCCCCTGCACCGCATCCAGGCACATGTGTGGGAGCGATATAAAGCAGGCCTATTATCGGCACCTAAAATAACATCAAGGAAAACGGGGGGTTTGAGGTGAGGGTACTGTATTGATCATAGTTCGCTCGCGTCACGCTCGCATTTCTCCAAACAGCGTGCCGCTGCTGCCGTCGAGCTCTGCGCTCCTTCTCTTGTCTCTTCGTCTCGTCTGGGGGAAACAAAATGCTGAACAAAACTGATCCAGATCCCTCGCCTTCCACATGCACTGTAATTGTTGGCACACattctgggtcctctgggttctgATCCATAGGAGACAGTAATCTGCACTCACGTCTTACCTGCCATAGAAAAAGGAAGATCAGGcatcgctctgtgtgtgtgtgtgtgtgtgtgtgtgtgtgtgtgtgtgtgtgtgtgtgtgtgtgtgtgtgtgtgtgtgtgtgtgtgtgtgtgtgtgtgtgtgtgtgtgtgtgtgtgctgcagaggATTTTCCCCCGTCCACTGCGTGCCGCTTGCTTTCGGGAAGGCGGGTTGTTCTAACTTGCATCGCTTTGCATGTTGACTCATGTTTCTGGGAACGTTGTGCGTGGTGTGAAGTGAACAGCTGTGCCGTACAGTGTCATTGCAtactcttctttttttcctgtttccgCTCTTTCACTGGTGAGGGTAAACTGACAGAGGGGCTTTGTGGGACGGGATGATGTCATTACCTGCATTGTGAGAAGTTGCCCCATTCAAAGTAGCTGGTTATTAGCGTGATAATAGACATCTCAAAGGCCCAATAATGGCGCTTACTTATCAGACTGCAACGTGAGGAAGTAATCTGCTGTCAGGAAATCAccctgcagcagcctgagtaATTGTGTTCCAGGGAAATAGTACTGTTTGGCCCAAAGTACTGTATCAGAGAAAgagtcattttctattttggCTTCTACATTGATTCTCTTAAATGAACAAACCACTGCATGACAGCGTCAGAGTAGCGTTTCTGTTTATTCTAATCATTTGTCCATATAATTCTATTGAGTGAATAAGGTAAACAATGCATTTGTACGTAATTGAAGCATAATCAGTTGGAATGTAATTCCAAGgcctttggtttgtttgttagttctgtttgtttcttaGCGCTTCGTAAAGACTCTGCAGGTTTTTAAGCAACTTCTTAAAAGCAAATGACTGGAGAAACGCTGGTGGCTCTCAGCTGGAGGCGCTTTTTGCTTCCTTTCAGTCGGTGTGTTTGCAGTAATTAACTTCCTTATTACATATCATTCAACAGCATATAATTATGCATTAGAGTCTTACTACTTCACAACTTGATTGTCACTTTTCTTTTAGCAGAAAACAACCTCCGTACGTCATCGAAGAAGTTTAGTGAGTCACACTAAAACATATTAAATGTCCCAGTGCGCTTGGTTTGCTTCCTCTATGCTaaccagctgctggatgctgcgCTGTTCTATACTATCACGTGGGGGGAGTTCTGAGTCGGTGTCGGAGTTCGTCCCTGACAGGTCCCGTAGGAGCCGGTTCCCATAGTAACAGTGACAGGTTGAAGGGCGAGGAGGCAGCCTTTGCTCCAGGAGCGCGGAGCCTCGGCTCCGACTCGTGCTTCGTCACAGTTGTTGCAGGAAACAGGCGGCTGAGGCTCGATGTGCAGCCTCCGACCGGGACGGAGCTGCTGCGACGTGGATTCATTACATTGGGTGCTTGTACTCGTGCTCTTTGCTGATGCTGTGAAACGCTAGCCGCCACTTGTCTTCATGTGGGCTTGTCAGCGTAATCTCTGACACTACCACAAAACACCATTAGGCTCCGCGGCCGCGTCTCCGCTCGCGGCCGCTGCACCGGTGAGAGTGTTGGATGAACTGGAGGCGCGggcgcttcctgctgctcctctgagctcctctgcGGAGCCTCGTGCGTCACCACCCAGAGGCGGAGCTAAAGAAGCCGATGCTGCTTCATTCACCTCAGAGAGCGACCTTGTGATGTGTGACAGGCAGAGACGTGGCAGGTGAGAGAACCTGGAGGAGGTCGTGCTCCTGCAGCACAACGCTGGTCCAGCCGCTTTCAGAGGAGCTCCGCGTCCCCACAGTCAATAACAGAGCCATCATGGGCTTTTTTAGCCTCCACTAAACTATTTCAGAGCAGTGACAAGTGTGACACCCATACGATCCATCAGGCGCTTCGTGCTAGCATTGTACTTGGTTTTGTCACTAGCGAGACCCGGGTTTGCTCACATGCACTTGCAGCATTATGCACGAGCTCGGCAGTggcactttttgttttcattttgaagttGATTTTTGGATTGACACAGCAATATACACCTGCCAGCGAGACGAGCCTGCTGCCACTGTAAGGAAGATAAAATGTCTGGGACAACTTGTTTGTATCACAGAAAAGCTATTTTTGCACACTGGGAAACAACACTGATGGAGCACTTAGGGAAGGAGCATTTTAATCAAGGCCCTGGTTTTTCATGGGCGGGTTTGTGGGTGACTGTCACCTCAGCGGATGGGAAGCTCCTTGTTTCGTTAGTCTGGAGACGGCATCGCCGGTGTTAAGTCACATGGGCGAATACAGCTTTCCCCAAGGACACGTGTTCTGCAGATACGGCGCGGCTTGTCAGAATCTAATGAAGCGCTCTCCTGTTTTAATCATCCCCAGTTCTCGGAAAAGAGGTGAAGGAGTGAGGGATGATGAAGCAGGGGCTCTGTGGCGACATGAGCTCCTCTTCCCAGAAACCACCTCCCTCATTCACATTCAGTTCAAAAATCTCCTCAGGCAAAGTTGACAAGTCGTCAGATCTGATTAATCAGCTAATTACTAAGGGGCATCAGATGCCGTGGTTAAAAACTGGAGACAATTAAAGTGCCTCACAAAGAAAGTTATTTTTGAAAACACGTTCTTGGCGACTGCTTTCCGCCGAATGGAAACGCCGTCA from Betta splendens chromosome 13, fBetSpl5.4, whole genome shotgun sequence includes:
- the nectin1b gene encoding nectin cell adhesion molecule 1b isoform X12; amino-acid sequence: MALCVGIWILLLALRIQAGSGQMVQMDPSKSGFVGSQVELRCIFINSNPPVKISQVTWQKLLNGTKQNVAIANPALGVSVLPPFKERVSFKQAAVRHRTPSLEDTTIVFSSLQLSDEAAYICEYTTFPAGNRENMVNLTVYARPLTRMTLTTPTIVARAQKRKMTVATCVSVNGKPPSVIRWDTRLKGEATFQENHNPNGTMTIRSNYVVIPSRETHKQKLTCIVTYRNEKITDSVVLNVQYEPEVKIEGFDGNWYLNRQNVQLTCRADANPPVTIYQWKLLNGSLPSNVEIKNNTLFFKGPVTYDLAGTYVCDATNSIGTRTGIVDVNITEKPMAQGPPGGVIGILGGVVAIGLIVGVAVTVFMVHRRQQKTRTETDNDLIAVAAVADSCVTQAPEKPESPTRTDLPPAHKPAPPPPKKKNSDMKGHLTSDDIQNSGHKDCDVQYAELDTAALASSPGPRSSAHTGPGDLVEYATIQPSSH
- the nectin1b gene encoding nectin cell adhesion molecule 1b isoform X4; this encodes MALCVGIWILLLALRIQAGSGQMVQMDPSKSGFVGSQVELRCIFINSNPPVKISQVTWQKLLNGTKQNVAIANPALGVSVLPPFKERVSFKQAAVRHRTPSLEDTTIVFSSLQLSDEAAYICEYTTFPAGNRENMVNLTVYARPLTRMTLTTPTIVARAQKRKMTVATCVSVNGKPPSVIRWDTRLKGEATFQENHNPNGTMTIRSNYVVIPSRETHKQKLTCIVTYRNEKITDSVVLNVQYEPEVKIEGFDGNWYLNRQNVQLTCRADANPPVTIYQWKLLNGSLPSNVEIKNNTLFFKGPVTYDLAGTYVCDATNSIGTRTGIVDVNITEKPMAQGPPGGVIGILGGVVAIGLIVGVAVTVFMVHRRQQKTRTETDNDLIAVAAVADSCVTQAPEKPESPTRTDLPPAHKPAPPPPKKKNSDMKGHLTSDDIQVVHLDKEEEMQKLPLQPPYYDMAPSESTPFTDKPNSGHKDCDVQYAELDTAALASSPGPRSSAHTGPGDLVETLGGVQKSC
- the nectin1b gene encoding nectin cell adhesion molecule 1b isoform X1; translation: MALCVGIWILLLALRIQAGSGQMVQMDPSKSGFVGSQVELRCIFINSNPPVKISQVTWQKLLNGTKQNVAIANPALGVSVLPPFKERVSFKQAAVRHRTPSLEDTTIVFSSLQLSDEAAYICEYTTFPAGNRENMVNLTVYARPLTRMTLTTPTIVARAQKRKMTVATCVSVNGKPPSVIRWDTRLKGEATFQENHNPNGTMTIRSNYVVIPSRETHKQKLTCIVTYRNEKITDSVVLNVQYEPEVKIEGFDGNWYLNRQNVQLTCRADANPPVTIYQWKLLNGSLPSNVEIKNNTLFFKGPVTYDLAGTYVCDATNSIGTRTGIVDVNITEKPMAQGPPGGVIGILGGVVAIGLIVGVAVTVFMVHRRQQKTRTETDNDLIAVAAVADSCVTQAPEKPESPTRTDLPPAHKPAPPPPKKKNSDMKGHLTSDDIQVVHLDKEEEMQKLPLQPPYYDMAPSESTPFTDKPDSGRRPEELLNPAEYVSYQRVCNMEHFQPESQPAPAHPPVSFLPQHPYAQQPSNEPMYSNTSFPAPGPRAPFTFPKEQSV
- the nectin1b gene encoding nectin cell adhesion molecule 1b isoform X10 produces the protein MALCVGIWILLLALRIQAGSGQMVQMDPSKSGFVGSQVELRCIFINSNPPVKISQVTWQKLLNGTKQNVAIANPALGVSVLPPFKERVSFKQAAVRHRTPSLEDTTIVFSSLQLSDEAAYICEYTTFPAGNRENMVNLTVYARPLTRMTLTTPTIVARAQKRKMTVATCVSVNGKPPSVIRWDTRLKGEATFQENHNPNGTMTIRSNYVVIPSRETHKQKLTCIVTYRNEKITDSVVLNVQYEPEVKIEGFDGNWYLNRQNVQLTCRADANPPVTIYQWKLLNGSLPSNVEIKNNTLFFKGPVTYDLAGTYVCDATNSIGTRTGIVDVNITEKPMAQGPPGGVIGILGGVVAIGLIVGVAVTVFMVHRRQQKTRTETDNDLTDLPPAHKPAPPPPKKKNSDMKGHLTSDDIQDSGRRPEELLNPAEYVSYQRVCNMEHFQPESQPAPAHPPVSFLPQHPYAQQPSNEPMYSNTSFPAPGPRAPFTFPKEQSV
- the nectin1b gene encoding nectin cell adhesion molecule 1b isoform X5 is translated as MALCVGIWILLLALRIQAGSGQMVQMDPSKSGFVGSQVELRCIFINSNPPVKISQVTWQKLLNGTKQNVAIANPALGVSVLPPFKERVSFKQAAVRHRTPSLEDTTIVFSSLQLSDEAAYICEYTTFPAGNRENMVNLTVYARPLTRMTLTTPTIVARAQKRKMTVATCVSVNGKPPSVIRWDTRLKGEATFQENHNPNGTMTIRSNYVVIPSRETHKQKLTCIVTYRNEKITDSVVLNVQYEPEVKIEGFDGNWYLNRQNVQLTCRADANPPVTIYQWKLLNGSLPSNVEIKNNTLFFKGPVTYDLAGTYVCDATNSIGTRTGIVDVNITEKPMAQGPPGGVIGILGGVVAIGLIVGVAVTVFMVHRRQQKTRTETDNDLIAVAAVADSCVTQAPEKPESPTRTDLPPAHKPAPPPPKKKNSDMKGHLTSDDIQVVHLDKEEEMQKLPLQPPYYDMAPSESTPFTDKPNSGHKDCDVQYAELDTAALASSPGPRSSAHTGPGDLVEYATIQPSSH
- the nectin1b gene encoding nectin cell adhesion molecule 1b isoform X6: MALCVGIWILLLALRIQAGSGQMVQMDPSKSGFVGSQVELRCIFINSNPPVKISQVTWQKLLNGTKQNVAIANPALGVSVLPPFKERVSFKQAAVRHRTPSLEDTTIVFSSLQLSDEAAYICEYTTFPAGNRENMVNLTVYARPLTRMTLTTPTIVARAQKRKMTVATCVSVNGKPPSVIRWDTRLKGEATFQENHNPNGTMTIRSNYVVIPSRETHKQKLTCIVTYRNEKITDSVVLNVQYEPEVKIEGFDGNWYLNRQNVQLTCRADANPPVTIYQWKLLNGSLPSNVEIKNNTLFFKGPVTYDLAGTYVCDATNSIGTRTGIVDVNITEKPMAQGPPGGVIGILGGVVAIGLIVGVAVTVFMVHRRQQKTRTETDNDLIAVAAVADSCVTQAPEKPESPTRTDLPPAHKPAPPPPKKKNSDMKGHLTSDDIQDSGRRPEELLNPAEYVSYQRVCNMEHFQPESQPAPAHPPVSFLPQHPYAQQPSNEPMYSNTSFPAPGPRAPFTFPKEQSV
- the nectin1b gene encoding nectin cell adhesion molecule 1b isoform X7; protein product: MALCVGIWILLLALRIQAGSGQMVQMDPSKSGFVGSQVELRCIFINSNPPVKISQVTWQKLLNGTKQNVAIANPALGVSVLPPFKERVSFKQAAVRHRTPSLEDTTIVFSSLQLSDEAAYICEYTTFPAGNRENMVNLTVYARPLTRMTLTTPTIVARAQKRKMTVATCVSVNGKPPSVIRWDTRLKGEATFQENHNPNGTMTIRSNYVVIPSRETHKQKLTCIVTYRNEKITDSVVLNVQYEPEVKIEGFDGNWYLNRQNVQLTCRADANPPVTIYQWKLLNGSLPSNVEIKNNTLFFKGPVTYDLAGTYVCDATNSIGTRTGIVDVNITAENNLRTSSKKFKSPISPTTTGKTTQEPSTPAPIIGGVVGGVALLAIAAILLYVFLRRRQRTFKGDYSTKKHVYGNGYSKAGGLSNPPMPKSLQYPDDSDDEKKPAQIGGPGFQAGERDFDHESDDLKKPYFTVDEGESREYDERTLAFQYDTEPEIADDMISQTDGSVISKKEWYV
- the nectin1b gene encoding nectin cell adhesion molecule 1b isoform X11, translated to MALCVGIWILLLALRIQAGSGQMVQMDPSKSGFVGSQVELRCIFINSNPPVKISQVTWQKLLNGTKQNVAIANPALGVSVLPPFKERVSFKQAAVRHRTPSLEDTTIVFSSLQLSDEAAYICEYTTFPAGNRENMVNLTVYARPLTRMTLTTPTIVARAQKRKMTVATCVSVNGKPPSVIRWDTRLKGEATFQENHNPNGTMTIRSNYVVIPSRETHKQKLTCIVTYRNEKITDSVVLNVQYEPEVKIEGFDGNWYLNRQNVQLTCRADANPPVTIYQWKLLNGSLPSNVEIKNNTLFFKGPVTYDLAGTYVCDATNSIGTRTGIVDVNITEKPMAQGPPGGVIGILGGVVAIGLIVGVAVTVFMVHRRQQKTRTETDNDLIAVAAVADSCVTQAPEKPESPTRTDLPPAHKPAPPPPKKKNSDMKGHLTSDDIQNSGHKDCDVQYAELDTAALASSPGPRSSAHTGPGDLVETLGGVQKSC